The Triticum aestivum cultivar Chinese Spring chromosome 7B, IWGSC CS RefSeq v2.1, whole genome shotgun sequence genome window below encodes:
- the LOC123159670 gene encoding disease resistance protein Pik-2, translating to MEIAVGALSGMVEALPGKLGELLQQEYDLLSGARGDVAFFQAELRTMNAAVVRCEALEEPDVQTTSWIAQVRDLAFDIEDWVDLFAHRVDAGGTHDADSHRFSRWIRRLTTIPDRHVIATELKELRARVVEVSELRKRYSLGPQMPSRHAPAVDPRLFALYADSAGLVGMDGPRDEVMGMVTGQGSGGLKVVSIVGMAGSGKTTLAREVYRSVNAGFKCRASVSVGRSSDVAKVLGDMLSQVDGEYSRGRGDAGDVAQLIGRLKQHLQDKRYLVMIDDLWSVQTWGIIKHCFPENNLGSRIITTTRIEAVAKAGSGDHVYRTCLLDEADAETLFSQRAFWSVGGCPAHLKDVSAQIMKKCGGLPLAIVSVGGLLASKVRTRDEFERSGLEWRANSELQGMKQIIKLSYSDLPANLKACLLHLSIFPENHEIEIERLARRWVAEGFINEQRGTSMKETARNYISELIGRNLIQPSQLNHNGTHRSYVLHPVIHDFIICKSMEDNFVALVHAQQQDVPPVNGTVRRLSLLNSGKHDQTAAQIDGAKVSRARSITVFSHTGRTPRLNELSILRVLDLEGCQGPLCLDGLYKLLLLRYLNLKGTDVSELPAQIGELRCLETLDMRSTEVKELPPSILRLEKIMHLLAGNAKLPSGISKMKSLLTLSCSNIGKSADADIIQELSEMASLRELELFCNVPRTSEDKKQVVFPSDGFQSLKKLSIRCSLPSVTFVTDALSKVEVLELKFEGGLSKESSGVSGVEHLSGLKHMIIEFSQHDAGAAAAMAAVKKVAEKVHPNCVIIVNVDKTDQ from the exons ATGGAGATCGCGGTGGGCGCGCTGTCGGGCATGGTGGAGGCGCTGCCGGGCAAGCTGGGCGAGCTGCTGCAGCAGGAGTACGACCTGCTCTCCGGCGCCCGCGGGGACGTCGCCTTCTTCCAGGCCGAGCTGAGAACCATGAACGCCGCCGTCGTGCGCTGCGAGGCCCTCGAGGAGCCCGACGTCCAGACCACCAGCTGGATCGCCCAGGTCCGCGACCTCGCCTTCGACATCGAGGACTGGGTCGACCTCTTCGCCCACCGCGTCGACGCCGGCGGCACCCACGACGCCGACTCCCACCGCTTCTCCCGCTGGATCCGCCGCCTCACCACCATCCCCGACCGCCACGTCATCGCCACCGAGCTCAAGGAGCTCCGGGCGCGCGTCGTCGAGGTGAGCGAGCTGCGGAAGCGCTACAGCCTCGGCCCGCAGATGCCGTCTCGTCACGCGCCCGCCGTCGACCCCCGGCTCTTCGCGCTCTACGCCGACAGCGCCGGCCTCGTCGGTATGGACGGGCCGCGGGACGAGGTGATGGGGATGGTGACCGGACAGGGCTCCGGCGGGCTCAAGGTCGTGTCCATCGTCGGGATGGCCGGCTCCGGGAAGACGACGCTTGCCAGGGAGGTGTATAGGTCGGTGAACGCGGGGTTCAAGTGCCGCGCGTCGGTTTCGGTCGGCCGGAGCTCTGACGTCGCCAAGGTGCTCGGCGATATGCTATCCCAAGTGGACGGCGAGTACAGCAGAGGACGAGGTGATGCTGGCGATGTGGCTCAGTTGATTGGGAGACTGAAGCAGCATCTGCAAGATAAGAG GTATCTTGTTATGATTGATGATTTATGGAGTGTTCAAACCTGGGGGATAATCAAACACTGTTTTCCAGAGAACAATCTCGGGAGTCGGATAATCACTACAACAAGAATAGAGGCTGTTGCAAAAGCAGGTTCAGGTGACCATGTTTACAGGACTTGTCTTCTTGATGAAGCCGATGCCGAGACCTTGTTTTCCCAAAGAGCTTTTTGGAGTGTGGGTGGGTGCCCTGCCCATTTGAAGGATGTTTCAGCTCAGATCATGAAAAAGTGTGGTGGTTTGCCACTTGCTATAGTGAGCGTGGGTGGCTTATTAGCCAGCAAGGTGCGCACAAGAGATGAATTTGAGCGGTCAGGACTGGAATGGCGCGCAAATTCAGAGCTACAAGGGATGAAACAGATCATCAAACTCAGCTACAGTGATCTTCCTGCCAATCTCAAGGCGTGTCTCTTACACCTAAGCATATTTCCCGAGAACCATGAGATCGAAATAGAGCGTCTTGCGAGGCGTTGGGTTGCTGAAGGGTTCATCAATGAACAGCGTGGCACAAGCATGAAGGAAACAGCGAGAAACTACATCAGCGAGCTCATTGGCAGAAACTTAATCCAACCATCACAGCTGAATCATAATGGCACCCATAGGAGCTACGTTCTTCATCCAGTAATACACGATTTCATCATTTGCAAGTCCATGGAAGACAACTTTGTTGCTCTGGTACATGCTCAGCAGCAAGATGTCCCACCTGTCAATGGCACTGTCCGACGGCTATCTTTGCTGAATAGTGGTAAGCATGATCAGACCGCTGCACAAATCGATGGGGCAAAAGTATCTCGTGCTCGCTCAATCACCGTATTTTCTCACACCGGGCGCACGCCTCGTCTGAATGAACTCAGTATACTGCGGGTTCTTGACCTCGAAGGCTGTCAAGGTCCACTGTGCCTTGATGGTCTCTACAAACTGCTGCTTCTGAGGTACTTGAACCTCAAGGGAACAGATGTCAGTGAGCTCCCTGCACAGATTGGAGAGCTAAGATGCCTGGAGACACTGGATATGAGATCCACAGAAGTGAAAGAGCTACCTCCCAGCATTCTCAGGCTGGAAAAGATAATGCATTTGCTCGCGGGGAATGCCAAGTTGCCAAGTGGGATAAGCAAGATGAAGTCATTGCTAACACTCTCGTGCAGCAATATCGGGAAGAGTGCTGATGCGGATATCATTCAAGAGCTCAGTGAAATGGCAAGCTTGAGGGAACTGGAATTATTTTGTAATGTTCCTCGGACGTCTGAGGATAAGAAACAAGTCGTATTTCCGAGTGATGGATTTCAGAGTCTTAAGAAGCTTTCGATAAGGTGCAGCTTGCCATCTGTGACCTTTGTGACCGATGCTTTATCGAAGGTTGAAGTGCTTGAGCTAAAGTTTGAAGGCGGCCTTTCAAAGGAGTCGAGTGGTGTGTCTGGCGTTGAGCATCTGTCAGGCCTGAAGCATATGATCATCGAGTTTTCGCAGCATGATGCGGGTGCTGCAGCAGCAATGGCTGCAGTCAAGAAGGTTGCTGAGAAGGTCCACCCTAATTGTGTGATCATCGTGAACGTTGATAAGACCGACCAATAG